Proteins from one Bos javanicus breed banteng chromosome 27, ARS-OSU_banteng_1.0, whole genome shotgun sequence genomic window:
- the LOC133239796 gene encoding zinc finger protein 596-like isoform X1, whose amino-acid sequence MQPLESVTFEDVAVDFTQEEWALLDTSQRKLFRDVMLENISHLVFVGYQHCKLDVIFQLEQGEELWIEGRGFFQSHSPGRESAFKEELLATQHISKKDTSTIIPMQTFHTPEDPCECNDLGEDFSPSSTLSQHLLTHTEKTPNISKQYQKSQSDQSYLNPHKQIHSRGKSCECHLCGKAFSNCSSLRRHEMTHTGEKPYECHICGNAFIQSSDLRKHNLTHTGEKPYECHLCGKAFSQSSNLRQHERTHTGEQPYECQLCGKTFSKCSALRRHERTHTGEKPYECHLCGKAFSQCSALRRHEGTHNGEKIMNVFSKYSDLR is encoded by the exons ATGCAGCCATTG GAATCAGTGACATTTGAAGATGTAGCTGTAGACTTCACCCAGGAAGAGTGGGCCCTGCTGGACACATCCCAGAGAAAGCTATTCAGAGatgtgatgctggaaaatatcAGTCACCTGGTCTTCGTGG GGTATCAGCATTGCAAATTGGATGTGATTTTCCAGTTGGAGCAAGGTGAAGAGCTGTGGATTGAAGGAAGAGGATTTTTCCAAAGCCACAGTCCAG GCAGGGAAAGTGCCTTTAAAGAAGAATTGTTAGCCACACAGCATATCAGCAAGAAGGACACATCTACAATCATCCCAATG CAGACATTTCACACTCCAGAGGATCCCTGTGAATGTAATGATTTGGGAGAAGATTTCAGTCCTAGCTCCACACTGAGTCAACATTTGTTAACTCACACAGAAAAGACACCCAATATCAGCAAACAGTATCAAAAATCCCAGAGTGACCAGTCATACCTTAATCCACATAAGCAGATCCACAGCAGAGGTAAATCATGCGAGTGCCATCTGTGTGGTAAAGCCTTCAGCAATTGCTCTAGCCTTAGAAGACATGAGATGAcccatactggagagaaaccttatgaatgCCATATCTGTGGGAATGCCTTTATTCAAAGCTCTGACCTTAGAAAACACAATCTGactcacactggagagaagccgTATGAATGTCATCTCTGTGGAAAAGCCTTTAGTCAGTCCTCCAACCTCAGACAGCATGAAAGGACGCACACTGGAGAGCAACCGTATGAATGTCAGCTCTGTGGGAAAACCTTCAGTAAATGTTCTGCTCTTAGACGTCACGAGAgaactcacactggagagaagccgTATGAATGTCATCTCTGTGGAAAAGCCTTCAGTCAGTGTTCCGCCCTTAGGCGACATGAGGGAACCCACAATGGAGAGAAAATTATGAATGTTTTCAGTAAGTATTCTGACCTTAGATGA
- the LOC133239796 gene encoding zinc finger protein 596-like isoform X2 — translation MQPLESVTFEDVAVDFTQEEWALLDTSQRKLFRDVMLENISHLVFVGYQHCKLDVIFQLEQGEELWIEGRGFFQSHSPGRESAFKEELLATQHISKKDTSTIIPMTFHTPEDPCECNDLGEDFSPSSTLSQHLLTHTEKTPNISKQYQKSQSDQSYLNPHKQIHSRGKSCECHLCGKAFSNCSSLRRHEMTHTGEKPYECHICGNAFIQSSDLRKHNLTHTGEKPYECHLCGKAFSQSSNLRQHERTHTGEQPYECQLCGKTFSKCSALRRHERTHTGEKPYECHLCGKAFSQCSALRRHEGTHNGEKIMNVFSKYSDLR, via the exons ATGCAGCCATTG GAATCAGTGACATTTGAAGATGTAGCTGTAGACTTCACCCAGGAAGAGTGGGCCCTGCTGGACACATCCCAGAGAAAGCTATTCAGAGatgtgatgctggaaaatatcAGTCACCTGGTCTTCGTGG GGTATCAGCATTGCAAATTGGATGTGATTTTCCAGTTGGAGCAAGGTGAAGAGCTGTGGATTGAAGGAAGAGGATTTTTCCAAAGCCACAGTCCAG GCAGGGAAAGTGCCTTTAAAGAAGAATTGTTAGCCACACAGCATATCAGCAAGAAGGACACATCTACAATCATCCCAATG ACATTTCACACTCCAGAGGATCCCTGTGAATGTAATGATTTGGGAGAAGATTTCAGTCCTAGCTCCACACTGAGTCAACATTTGTTAACTCACACAGAAAAGACACCCAATATCAGCAAACAGTATCAAAAATCCCAGAGTGACCAGTCATACCTTAATCCACATAAGCAGATCCACAGCAGAGGTAAATCATGCGAGTGCCATCTGTGTGGTAAAGCCTTCAGCAATTGCTCTAGCCTTAGAAGACATGAGATGAcccatactggagagaaaccttatgaatgCCATATCTGTGGGAATGCCTTTATTCAAAGCTCTGACCTTAGAAAACACAATCTGactcacactggagagaagccgTATGAATGTCATCTCTGTGGAAAAGCCTTTAGTCAGTCCTCCAACCTCAGACAGCATGAAAGGACGCACACTGGAGAGCAACCGTATGAATGTCAGCTCTGTGGGAAAACCTTCAGTAAATGTTCTGCTCTTAGACGTCACGAGAgaactcacactggagagaagccgTATGAATGTCATCTCTGTGGAAAAGCCTTCAGTCAGTGTTCCGCCCTTAGGCGACATGAGGGAACCCACAATGGAGAGAAAATTATGAATGTTTTCAGTAAGTATTCTGACCTTAGATGA